In a genomic window of Syntrophobacterales bacterium:
- a CDS encoding 4Fe-4S dicluster domain-containing protein gives MKGYIVIDKELCKECHLCIQACNNGLIVSSHEFNSKGYRPVRFQDEEKKCSGCALCAITCPDIAIEVYRE, from the coding sequence TTGAAGGGGTACATCGTAATAGACAAGGAACTTTGCAAGGAATGCCATCTCTGCATTCAGGCTTGCAACAATGGGCTGATCGTCTCTTCCCATGAATTCAATTCCAAGGGATATCGCCCCGTCCGCTTCCAGGATGAGGAGAAAAAGTGTAGCGGTTGCGCCTTGTGCGCAATCACTTGCCCGGATATTGCCATCGAGGTTTACCGTGAATAA
- a CDS encoding nucleotidyl transferase AbiEii/AbiGii toxin family protein, producing the protein MDSFVPQMRILPPSRQTIWTSLAFASKSGFVLYGGTAIALRLGHRQSIDFDFFSDQPLDRSRLYKSLPILADSTVIQDTPDSFSVLVPVNVSAILQYVKLSFFGNIAIGRIGKPEVTADGVMVVAPLADMMAHKLKVIMQRIIETLPSCSNMECCLTKPWPARARSLKNVSAERKPQGPGLFRGERPGHPIRRGTGNSRIRCEKS; encoded by the coding sequence ATGGATTCATTTGTACCACAAATGCGGATACTTCCCCCTTCCCGGCAAACAATCTGGACCTCTCTGGCATTCGCATCCAAGTCCGGATTCGTGCTTTATGGAGGCACTGCCATTGCGCTGCGCCTTGGTCACCGTCAATCCATTGATTTTGATTTTTTTTCCGACCAGCCGCTTGATAGGTCCAGGCTTTACAAAAGCCTTCCCATCCTGGCGGATTCCACGGTCATCCAGGATACGCCTGATTCATTCAGCGTTCTTGTTCCGGTCAATGTTTCGGCTATCTTACAATATGTAAAGCTTTCTTTTTTCGGGAACATAGCTATTGGCAGAATCGGCAAACCGGAGGTTACGGCGGATGGGGTAATGGTCGTTGCCCCGCTTGCCGACATGATGGCGCACAAGTTGAAAGTCATTATGCAAAGGATTATCGAGACATTGCCGTCATGCTCAAACATGGAATGCTGCTTGACGAAGCCCTGGCCGGCGCGGGCGCGCTCTTTGAAAAACGTTTCAGCCGAGCGAAAGCCTCAAGGCCCTGGTCTATTTCGAGGGGAGAGACCTGGACACCCTATCCGGCGAGGAACGGGCAATTCTCGTATCCGCTGTGAAAAAAGTTAA
- a CDS encoding prepilin peptidase translates to MNFFWTLWVAVFVALAGAAIGSFLNVCISRIPEGVSIVHPRSRCPQCGHPIRLYDNIPVLSFLLLGGKCRDCGKRISFIYPVVEILTAFLALITLQKFGLTPLWGVAFLFVCVLVVISFIDLEHQIIPHVLTLTGIPVFAILAVFFRGMEISEVFFGIMVGAGSLYFVAVYYEALTGREGMGGGDVNLLAMLGAFFGWKALLPLLLVASFSGAVVGIAVMLIKGQDMKYAVPFGPFLSFSAVVYLFWGEELSRLLFNIGK, encoded by the coding sequence ATGAATTTTTTCTGGACGTTGTGGGTTGCTGTTTTTGTTGCACTTGCCGGCGCGGCGATCGGCAGCTTTCTCAATGTCTGCATCAGCCGCATCCCGGAGGGCGTCTCGATCGTTCATCCCCGTTCCCGCTGTCCCCAATGCGGCCACCCGATCCGCCTTTACGACAACATCCCCGTGCTCAGCTTTCTTTTGCTTGGGGGGAAGTGCCGGGACTGCGGCAAGCGGATATCGTTTATTTATCCTGTCGTTGAGATATTGACTGCGTTTTTGGCGTTGATAACCTTGCAGAAGTTCGGGCTTACCCCTCTTTGGGGCGTGGCCTTCCTGTTCGTCTGCGTTCTTGTCGTGATCAGCTTTATTGACCTCGAACATCAGATAATCCCCCATGTTTTGACCCTGACCGGCATCCCTGTTTTTGCGATTCTGGCGGTTTTTTTCAGGGGGATGGAGATAAGCGAGGTCTTTTTCGGGATTATGGTCGGTGCCGGCAGCCTCTACTTTGTCGCCGTTTATTACGAAGCGCTGACCGGCCGCGAGGGGATGGGCGGCGGGGATGTCAACCTGCTGGCAATGCTGGGGGCGTTTTTCGGATGGAAGGCGCTTTTACCGCTGCTTTTGGTTGCTTCCTTCTCTGGCGCGGTTGTGGGGATTGCGGTAATGCTGATAAAGGGGCAGGATATGAAGTATGCCGTCCCCTTCGGACCTTTTCTTTCATTTTCCGCGGTAGTTTATCTGTTCTGGGGAGAAGAATTGAGCCGACTGTTGTTTAACATTGGCAAGTGA
- a CDS encoding UpxY family transcription antiterminator, translating to MEKGKQMPWYAVHTRSRHEDRVNALLLLKSFNAFLPKMETWSKRKDRRKRIMLPMFPGYIFVETPILNNEIKVDILKTFGVVRILGKPYGSVAIPVPDATIDAIHRIVDSKIEVQQLQYPHVGERARIVAGPFKGIEGLVVETDYNKELFVVTIDLLQRSIAVKLEGFAVARL from the coding sequence ATGGAAAAAGGAAAACAGATGCCCTGGTACGCCGTTCATACAAGAAGCCGACATGAAGACCGTGTTAACGCCCTGCTGCTCCTGAAATCATTTAATGCCTTTCTACCCAAAATGGAGACGTGGAGCAAGCGAAAAGACCGGCGCAAAAGGATCATGCTCCCGATGTTTCCGGGATACATCTTCGTGGAAACACCAATACTCAATAATGAAATAAAGGTTGATATTCTGAAAACCTTCGGAGTTGTCCGCATCCTGGGAAAACCGTACGGGTCGGTGGCCATTCCGGTGCCGGACGCAACAATCGACGCGATTCACCGAATTGTCGATTCGAAGATCGAGGTGCAGCAATTGCAGTATCCTCACGTCGGGGAGCGCGCCCGCATCGTCGCCGGTCCATTCAAGGGAATCGAAGGTCTGGTCGTGGAAACGGACTACAATAAGGAACTGTTTGTTGTCACCATCGATCTTCTCCAAAGATCGATAGCCGTCAAGCTGGAGGGATTTGCAGTCGCCCGTTTATAG
- a CDS encoding FAD-binding protein codes for MLLQISGLSIDVGEWEGSLASRVALLLNIPEGAISSVEVLRRSLDARRSRPPRFVYLLKVRLAEGVAWRLDKERETFGATVSEEFEDVASQESPPETLPVFKQRPVVVGSGPAGLFAALALAERGVPVILLERGRPVPKRLLDVEEFWEKGRLNPESNVCFGEGGAGTFSDGKLTSRVKNPLAARVKKILVECGAPAEILVDAHPHIGTDRLRAVVVNMRKRLIELGCEVRFDSRLTDLLLQKGQVAGVVVNDSEEIMTSHLILAIGQSADETYCQLATRGAAMASKAFAVGLRVEHPQALINSIQYGRWAGQAGLPPAEYFLTAKLAEQNRSVYSFCMCPGGSVIGSSVAAGGVVTNGMSLLKRNGPLANGAAVVNIRTEDLGSNGPLAGLAFRRHWEEEAFVAGGSDYHAPAQRLTDFLTAATTSPVGSCSYRPGVRDADLAQVLPLFVVAALKQGFADFERKMPGFVTAEAVLVGVETRTSSPVRILRGDDGQSISIKGLFPCGEGAGYAGGIVSSALDGMKAAAHLLESDKHKARPCLFL; via the coding sequence ATGTTATTACAGATTAGTGGTTTATCTATTGATGTGGGGGAGTGGGAAGGAAGTCTCGCGAGTCGCGTTGCCTTGCTGCTGAACATTCCGGAAGGGGCGATTTCTTCAGTAGAGGTGCTGCGGCGGTCGCTCGACGCGAGGCGCTCCCGACCGCCCCGTTTTGTTTATCTTCTGAAGGTCCGGCTGGCTGAGGGTGTGGCTTGGCGTTTGGATAAAGAACGGGAAACTTTCGGGGCAACTGTTTCCGAAGAGTTTGAAGACGTTGCCTCGCAGGAATCACCTCCCGAGACCCTCCCGGTTTTCAAGCAGAGACCGGTTGTTGTCGGCAGCGGGCCGGCAGGGCTTTTTGCCGCTCTTGCCCTTGCCGAAAGGGGGGTGCCCGTTATTTTGCTGGAGCGGGGCAGGCCAGTGCCGAAGCGCCTCCTGGATGTCGAAGAGTTCTGGGAAAAGGGGAGGCTCAATCCCGAAAGCAACGTCTGTTTCGGAGAGGGAGGAGCGGGGACGTTTTCCGACGGCAAACTGACCAGCCGCGTCAAAAATCCCCTGGCGGCAAGGGTAAAAAAAATCTTAGTCGAGTGCGGCGCGCCTGCGGAAATTCTCGTTGACGCCCATCCCCATATCGGGACTGATCGTCTGCGAGCTGTTGTTGTAAATATGCGTAAACGTTTGATAGAACTGGGGTGCGAGGTTCGCTTTGATTCGCGCCTGACCGATCTGCTGCTGCAGAAAGGTCAGGTAGCCGGAGTTGTCGTTAATGATTCCGAAGAGATAATGACAAGTCATCTGATACTTGCCATCGGCCAATCGGCGGACGAAACCTATTGCCAGTTGGCAACCAGGGGCGCGGCGATGGCGTCGAAGGCTTTTGCCGTGGGGCTGCGCGTCGAACATCCGCAGGCACTGATCAACTCCATCCAGTATGGACGCTGGGCGGGGCAAGCCGGCTTGCCGCCGGCGGAGTATTTTCTGACGGCAAAGCTTGCCGAGCAAAACCGCTCAGTCTATTCCTTTTGCATGTGCCCCGGCGGGTCGGTGATCGGGAGCAGCGTTGCAGCTGGGGGGGTTGTGACAAACGGGATGAGTTTACTGAAGCGCAACGGTCCTCTTGCCAACGGCGCGGCTGTCGTCAATATCCGAACGGAAGACTTGGGAAGCAACGGGCCGCTTGCCGGGCTGGCCTTTCGCCGTCATTGGGAGGAGGAGGCTTTTGTTGCCGGCGGGTCGGATTATCACGCCCCCGCCCAGCGTCTGACCGATTTTCTGACAGCGGCAACAACGTCGCCGGTCGGGAGCTGTTCTTATCGGCCGGGGGTGAGGGATGCGGATCTCGCCCAAGTTTTACCTCTGTTTGTCGTTGCTGCTCTCAAACAAGGGTTCGCTGATTTCGAACGAAAAATGCCGGGCTTTGTAACCGCGGAGGCCGTGCTGGTGGGAGTCGAGACGAGAACGTCGTCTCCCGTCCGCATTCTCCGCGGAGATGATGGGCAAAGTATCAGCATTAAGGGGCTTTTCCCGTGCGGGGAGGGCGCCGGATACGCCGGCGGCATCGTCAGCTCCGCCCTCGACGGCATGAAGGCGGCGGCGCATCTGCTGGAGTCGGACAAGCACAAGGCGCGCCCCTGCTTATTTTTGTGA
- a CDS encoding diguanylate cyclase — MSLREIITKHSKSFIIWLLLGSGLYLTSLYSYLLFHVVAEGFSFVIAFSLFLMAWNTRRLANNHYVLFLSIAFLFAGSIDLIHTLTYRGMGIFPGFDANLPTQLWLIARYMQSISLLAAPWFIDKKLKINAVFGFYLFITILLLAMAFSGRFFPVCFVEGLGLTPFKIVSEYAICTILFFALILLLRRSKQLDPLILKLMIWSLLFTIVSELAFTFYISVYGLSNLVGHYFKIFAFFLVYRAIIVTGLENPHRLLFYDLQKNREELQTIIDSAPILIFYKDCENRLIRVNKALADATGLPKGKIEGRNASEVYPSQSARYWEDDKEVIASGEPKNGISETIETISGQRWLQTDKIPYREPGGSITGVIGFSIDITERRQAEKALRESEQKYRELSIIDDLTQLYNSRYFYRQLKIEIERAKRYRQPLTLLLLDIDDFKGFNDAYGHIEGDQALKRLGQVMKQCLRKTDSAYRYGGEEFTIIMPMTESKDGILSAERIRQEFKKAIFSPAPGQEVHLTVSVGLGQYRPQEDIKGFVQRVDQLMYRGKKNGKDQICTEP; from the coding sequence ATGTCGTTGCGAGAGATCATCACCAAACATTCAAAAAGTTTCATCATTTGGCTCTTGCTGGGCAGCGGGCTTTACCTGACGAGTCTGTACAGCTATCTGCTCTTTCATGTCGTCGCGGAAGGGTTTTCCTTCGTCATTGCCTTCTCCCTTTTCTTGATGGCCTGGAACACCCGTCGTTTGGCGAATAACCACTATGTGCTCTTTCTCAGCATCGCCTTTCTGTTTGCGGGTTCGATCGATCTGATTCATACCCTGACCTACAGGGGCATGGGAATTTTCCCGGGTTTTGATGCCAATCTGCCCACGCAGCTCTGGCTCATCGCCCGTTATATGCAGAGCATATCCCTGCTGGCGGCGCCCTGGTTTATCGACAAAAAACTCAAGATAAACGCCGTTTTCGGCTTTTATCTTTTCATAACCATCCTGCTTCTGGCAATGGCCTTCTCCGGCAGGTTCTTTCCCGTCTGCTTTGTCGAAGGTCTGGGTCTGACACCCTTTAAAATAGTCAGCGAATACGCAATCTGCACAATTCTGTTTTTTGCGCTGATTTTGCTGCTGCGCCGCAGCAAACAGCTCGATCCGTTGATCCTCAAATTGATGATCTGGTCGCTCCTCTTCACGATCGTCTCGGAGCTGGCCTTTACCTTTTACATCAGCGTTTACGGCCTTTCCAACCTTGTCGGCCACTACTTCAAGATATTTGCGTTCTTCCTCGTTTATCGGGCGATTATCGTGACCGGTCTGGAAAATCCTCACCGCCTGCTTTTCTACGACCTGCAGAAAAACCGAGAAGAGCTGCAAACCATCATCGACTCTGCGCCCATCCTGATTTTTTACAAGGACTGCGAAAACAGATTGATCCGCGTCAACAAGGCGCTCGCCGACGCAACCGGTCTGCCCAAGGGAAAAATTGAAGGAAGGAATGCCTCGGAAGTTTATCCCTCCCAGTCTGCCAGGTACTGGGAAGACGACAAGGAGGTAATCGCCTCAGGCGAACCCAAAAACGGCATCAGCGAAACGATTGAAACCATCAGCGGCCAGCGATGGCTGCAAACCGACAAGATACCTTACAGGGAACCAGGCGGCAGCATTACCGGCGTCATCGGCTTTTCCATTGACATAACCGAACGTAGACAGGCCGAGAAGGCTTTGAGGGAAAGCGAACAAAAGTACCGGGAACTCAGCATCATCGACGACCTCACACAGCTTTACAATTCCCGGTATTTTTATCGCCAGCTTAAAATCGAAATCGAGCGAGCCAAGCGCTATCGGCAGCCGCTGACTCTTTTGCTCCTGGACATTGACGACTTCAAGGGATTCAACGACGCCTATGGACATATCGAGGGAGATCAGGCCCTGAAGCGGCTCGGTCAGGTGATGAAACAATGCCTGAGAAAGACCGATTCCGCCTATCGCTACGGCGGCGAGGAATTTACAATCATCATGCCGATGACTGAAAGCAAAGATGGCATTTTGTCGGCGGAAAGGATCCGGCAGGAATTCAAAAAAGCGATTTTTTCACCGGCGCCAGGTCAAGAAGTGCATTTGACGGTAAGCGTCGGGCTTGGGCAGTACCGGCCGCAGGAAGACATAAAAGGCTTCGTGCAGCGGGTTGACCAGCTCATGTATCGGGGAAAGAAAAACGGCAAGGACCAAATTTGTACTGAACCATGA
- the ribD gene encoding bifunctional diaminohydroxyphosphoribosylaminopyrimidine deaminase/5-amino-6-(5-phosphoribosylamino)uracil reductase RibD, with protein MIDENFMRRALRLAQKGAGCVSPNPLVGAVIVRNGRIIAEGWHQRCGENHAEINAIQRAKEPLAGSTFYVTLEPCSHHGRTPPCAEALVACHPARVVIGTTDPNPLISGRGVEILQKGGIKTANGVLEKECLELNRFFFKYIRTGLPYVTLKFAQTLDGRIATSSGDSRWISSPASLRFAHQLRGIHDAILVGAGTVRTDNPKLTCRLAKGRDPLRIVLDSRLSLPLDREIFSDGKKTLAVCTDLASREKKSLLQQGGVEILESDGERNGHISLFELLKNLGKRGISSVLVEGGAGMATAFLRENLVDQLLIIVAPKLVGTGTDAIGGLGIERMADALSFSFRKISRRGDDLLIDIRLNPRQKNP; from the coding sequence ATTATTGATGAAAATTTCATGCGCCGGGCCTTGCGGCTGGCACAAAAAGGGGCTGGCTGCGTCAGCCCCAATCCGCTGGTCGGCGCGGTAATCGTCAGGAATGGACGGATAATCGCCGAGGGCTGGCATCAGCGCTGCGGTGAAAACCATGCGGAGATAAATGCCATTCAGAGGGCAAAAGAACCGCTCGCGGGTTCAACCTTCTATGTGACGCTGGAGCCGTGCAGTCATCACGGCAGGACTCCTCCCTGTGCCGAGGCGCTCGTCGCCTGTCATCCCGCCCGCGTCGTCATCGGGACTACCGACCCCAATCCGCTGATTTCGGGCCGGGGTGTGGAAATTCTGCAAAAAGGCGGCATCAAGACCGCAAACGGCGTTCTCGAGAAGGAGTGCCTGGAACTCAACCGGTTTTTCTTCAAATACATCCGCACCGGCCTTCCCTATGTAACCCTCAAGTTCGCCCAGACCCTCGATGGCCGCATCGCGACATCCTCCGGAGATTCCCGCTGGATCAGCTCCCCTGCTTCCTTGCGCTTCGCCCATCAGCTCCGGGGAATTCACGACGCGATCCTGGTCGGCGCCGGCACAGTCAGGACGGACAACCCGAAACTTACCTGCCGCCTCGCCAAAGGACGCGATCCGCTGAGAATCGTCCTCGATTCCCGCTTGTCGCTTCCTCTCGACCGGGAGATCTTCAGCGACGGAAAAAAGACGCTTGCGGTCTGCACGGATTTGGCCTCCCGGGAAAAGAAAAGCCTCCTGCAGCAGGGGGGCGTTGAAATTCTGGAAAGCGACGGCGAGCGCAACGGGCATATATCCCTCTTTGAGCTGCTGAAGAATCTGGGAAAGCGGGGAATATCCTCCGTTCTGGTCGAAGGCGGCGCCGGCATGGCCACTGCGTTTCTGCGGGAAAATCTCGTTGACCAGCTCCTGATTATCGTCGCGCCCAAGCTTGTCGGAACGGGAACGGACGCGATCGGCGGGCTTGGCATAGAGAGAATGGCGGACGCGCTGAGTTTTTCGTTTCGGAAAATCTCCCGCCGGGGCGACGACCTGCTTATCGACATCCGCCTCAATCCCCGGCAGAAAAACCCTTAA